One part of the Bacteroidota bacterium genome encodes these proteins:
- a CDS encoding PAS domain S-box protein has translation MNENSDIKIAKSGTFFEKFHKSPAPMMIIDLHKKCLIKEANSSSAEFLGLGKENVVGKELPRILLGDEYSDDSCIAIKSKFLAGSISLGFKDSSGREKFVEIFSVPVFYEDNYYDLVMLKDLTATKREEKLRRATNLISEAANVSFDLFKLYESVHHIVSDLMPAKNFFMSLVDEEKKTISFPYFVDEIDSPDRPVSLPERPIDSKTLTSYVIRKGMPLLFGRTDFANLERLGVIELYGGDCEEWMGVPLKNNEGKIIGVIVVQRYDDSTRKYDQIDVDTLNFVSNQIAMAIELKKKEEILKESEARYRSLIENLNDIIYIYDIKGNLRYISPAVANYGYSVDELTGKNLNHIVHQEDMIKFKKHTLEVLKGDVQPITVRLYDKQGEIHYFHTINSVIEEDGKKLINGTLSDITERVKIEDELKSSEQKLMEANHAKDRFFSILAHDLKSPFTGILGFSEFLLNDIADLSMDEISEFAGRINSSAKAILELLNNLLDWSRIQSNRLKFVPDEVTVSHILYKVNSVLMPLTIEKGLELILDLDDEIKVMADEDMLQTVFRNLISNSIKFTPRGGSIIVSGELEGDRIRFSVSDSGVGMPPETVAKLFKINELVTTSGTENEKGTGLGLLLCYEFVKRHGGVLDVESRVGEGTTFSFTIPLA, from the coding sequence ATGAACGAAAATTCCGACATCAAAATAGCTAAATCGGGGACTTTTTTCGAAAAATTTCATAAAAGTCCTGCTCCGATGATGATTATTGATCTTCATAAAAAGTGTTTGATTAAAGAGGCGAACAGCTCCTCTGCGGAATTTTTGGGATTGGGGAAGGAAAATGTTGTCGGGAAGGAATTGCCAAGGATATTGCTCGGTGATGAGTATTCCGACGACAGTTGTATTGCAATCAAGTCAAAATTCCTCGCCGGAAGCATTTCACTCGGATTCAAAGACAGCAGCGGAAGGGAAAAATTTGTGGAAATTTTTTCTGTTCCGGTTTTCTATGAAGACAATTACTACGATCTGGTGATGTTGAAGGACCTGACTGCAACCAAAAGAGAGGAAAAACTGCGAAGAGCAACGAACCTCATCTCTGAAGCTGCAAATGTTTCCTTCGATCTTTTCAAGCTGTATGAAAGCGTTCATCACATCGTATCTGATTTGATGCCTGCGAAAAATTTCTTTATGTCACTCGTGGACGAAGAAAAAAAGACGATATCGTTCCCATACTTTGTGGATGAAATAGACTCACCTGACAGACCGGTCTCACTTCCTGAAAGACCTATTGATTCAAAAACATTAACAAGTTATGTTATCAGAAAGGGGATGCCTCTCCTTTTTGGAAGAACTGACTTTGCCAATCTCGAGAGATTAGGGGTTATTGAACTGTACGGCGGAGACTGCGAAGAGTGGATGGGAGTTCCGTTGAAGAACAATGAAGGGAAGATAATCGGTGTTATTGTTGTTCAGAGATATGATGACAGTACAAGAAAATATGATCAGATTGATGTCGATACACTGAACTTTGTCTCCAACCAGATAGCCATGGCTATTGAATTGAAGAAAAAAGAAGAGATTCTTAAAGAAAGTGAAGCCAGATACCGTTCTTTGATCGAAAATCTGAATGATATTATTTACATCTATGATATCAAAGGTAATCTTCGTTATATAAGCCCCGCAGTGGCAAATTACGGATATTCAGTGGATGAATTAACCGGTAAAAACCTGAATCATATTGTCCATCAGGAAGATATGATCAAGTTCAAAAAGCATACTCTTGAGGTTCTGAAGGGTGATGTCCAGCCGATCACAGTACGACTCTATGACAAACAGGGTGAAATCCATTATTTTCATACAATTAACAGTGTTATTGAAGAGGACGGCAAGAAACTGATCAATGGTACTTTGAGCGATATTACCGAGCGGGTGAAGATTGAAGACGAACTGAAAAGCAGTGAACAGAAGCTGATGGAAGCCAATCACGCAAAAGACCGGTTCTTTTCCATCCTTGCCCACGATCTGAAGAGCCCTTTTACGGGCATACTCGGTTTCTCCGAGTTCCTTCTCAATGATATCGCGGATTTGAGTATGGACGAGATCAGTGAATTTGCCGGCAGAATCAACTCCTCAGCAAAAGCCATTCTCGAATTGCTCAACAATCTTTTGGACTGGTCGAGAATTCAGTCGAACAGGTTAAAATTTGTTCCTGATGAAGTGACTGTTTCACACATTCTTTATAAGGTAAATTCTGTTCTAATGCCTCTGACAATTGAAAAGGGGTTGGAACTGATACTGGATCTGGATGATGAGATAAAGGTGATGGCAGATGAAGACATGCTCCAGACGGTTTTTCGGAACCTGATTTCCAACAGTATCAAGTTTACCCCCAGAGGGGGCAGCATTATTGTTTCGGGAGAGTTAGAGGGTGACCGGATTCGATTTTCTGTAAGTGATTCGGGTGTCGGAATGCCCCCCGAGACCGTTGCCAAACTTTTTAAGATAAATGAACTGGTGACCACATCAGGAACTGAGAATGAAAAGGGAACAGGCTTGGGACTTCTACTGTGCTATGAATTTGTGAAGCGACACGGTGGTGTGCTTGATGTCGAGAGTCGTGTTGGCGAAGGAACCACTTTTAGTTTTACAATTCCTTTGGCTTAA
- the typA gene encoding translational GTPase TypA, with amino-acid sequence MFALDKIRNIAIIAHVDHGKTTLVDYILKQTGAFRDNQQVQGRVMDSNDIERERGITILAKNLSVYYKDYKINIIDTPGHADFGGEVERTLRMVDGVLLLVDAAEGPLPQTKFVLKKSLELGLKPVVVINKIDRKDARPDEVLNEIFDLFVALGASDEQLDFAYVYAIAKQGIAKVNLEDESQTLEPLLDLILSRIAVPTAVREEPFRMLISAIDYNDYLGRIGIGKIHYGQVKIGDQIVHITREGEKQNAKVTRLYEFENIKRKEVDSAYAGDIVAIAGLEDLDIGDTLCDPSKPEVIESLAVEEPRITMNFMVNNSPFAGQEGKYVTTRNISERLSKELKSNVGLRVEMTDSPDIFKVSGRGELHLSILIENMRREGYELQVSRPEVILKKILDVVSEPIEHVIIDVPEAFVGTVIEKLGKRKGEMKNMIPFNENTRLEFFIPSRGLIGYRSEFMTDTKGEGILHHNFHSYEPYKGEIQSRSRGALVSMETGMATAYSINKLQERSVFFIDPGTRVYEGMVVGENSREMDMPVNVTRAKQLTNFRASGTDDAIRLEPARILSLEQALEWITDDEFVEITPASIRIRKRYLTEMDRKNARLAQRQLDKENNNQ; translated from the coding sequence TTGTTCGCACTTGACAAGATAAGAAATATAGCAATTATAGCACATGTTGATCATGGTAAGACCACACTTGTAGATTATATATTAAAACAGACCGGAGCCTTCAGAGACAATCAACAGGTTCAGGGGAGAGTAATGGATTCCAACGACATCGAAAGAGAAAGAGGAATCACTATTCTTGCAAAAAATTTGAGCGTATATTACAAAGACTATAAGATAAATATTATCGATACACCCGGGCACGCCGATTTCGGAGGCGAAGTGGAGAGAACACTCCGAATGGTCGATGGTGTTTTGCTTTTGGTGGATGCAGCGGAGGGGCCACTTCCTCAAACTAAATTCGTTCTGAAAAAATCACTTGAACTGGGTCTTAAACCTGTTGTTGTAATCAATAAAATCGACAGGAAAGACGCCAGACCGGATGAGGTACTTAACGAGATTTTCGATCTTTTTGTAGCTCTTGGAGCAAGTGATGAGCAACTCGATTTTGCATATGTCTATGCAATTGCAAAACAGGGTATTGCAAAGGTCAATCTCGAAGATGAATCACAAACACTCGAACCCCTCCTCGATCTGATTCTTAGCAGAATTGCAGTCCCAACTGCTGTAAGGGAAGAGCCATTCAGAATGCTCATCTCCGCAATCGATTACAACGACTATCTCGGCAGAATCGGAATTGGTAAAATTCACTATGGCCAGGTAAAAATCGGTGATCAGATTGTTCATATCACCCGTGAAGGTGAAAAGCAAAACGCTAAAGTGACCAGACTTTACGAATTTGAAAACATTAAAAGAAAAGAAGTCGATTCAGCATACGCCGGTGATATTGTGGCTATTGCCGGTCTCGAAGATCTCGACATCGGTGATACTCTTTGCGATCCTTCAAAGCCGGAAGTAATAGAATCCCTTGCAGTTGAAGAACCGCGAATTACAATGAATTTCATGGTAAATAATTCTCCCTTTGCCGGTCAGGAAGGGAAATATGTTACCACAAGAAACATAAGTGAGAGACTTTCGAAAGAGTTGAAATCGAATGTCGGACTTCGTGTGGAGATGACAGATTCTCCGGATATTTTTAAGGTAAGCGGAAGAGGAGAACTGCACCTTTCAATTCTTATCGAAAACATGAGAAGGGAAGGTTATGAACTTCAGGTAAGCAGACCGGAGGTTATCCTCAAGAAGATACTTGATGTTGTGAGTGAGCCGATAGAGCATGTAATTATCGATGTCCCCGAGGCATTTGTAGGTACTGTTATCGAGAAACTCGGTAAAAGAAAGGGAGAGATGAAAAACATGATCCCGTTCAATGAAAACACAAGACTCGAGTTCTTTATCCCTTCAAGAGGTTTGATTGGCTACAGAAGTGAATTCATGACCGACACTAAAGGAGAAGGAATTCTTCATCATAATTTCCACTCCTATGAACCATATAAAGGTGAAATTCAAAGCAGATCACGCGGCGCGCTCGTCTCCATGGAAACCGGAATGGCAACAGCCTATTCGATAAACAAACTTCAGGAAAGATCTGTGTTTTTTATAGATCCCGGAACGAGAGTCTATGAAGGAATGGTGGTCGGCGAAAACTCCAGAGAAATGGACATGCCGGTAAATGTCACAAGGGCTAAACAGTTGACGAACTTTAGAGCTTCAGGTACTGATGATGCAATAAGACTTGAGCCTGCAAGAATTCTAAGCCTCGAACAGGCTCTTGAATGGATAACCGATGATGAATTCGTTGAGATTACTCCCGCTTCCATTAGAATCAGAAAAAGATATCTTACTGAGATGGACAGAAAAAATGCCCGCCTTGCACAAAGGCAACTTGACAAAGAGAATAACAATCAATAG
- the ychF gene encoding redox-regulated ATPase YchF, translated as MQIGLIGLQNSGKTTLFKTLAEGSSGIESNRAVVKVPDDRLDELTGLFNPKKEVHATLEVVDIPGLQVGDDEKLKITSDFLNKVKNNDLLLHVVREFPNDSVSHPEGRIDPIADIAFLETEFLLTDLTMVENRIEKLKKELMKTKTDKLMKEMSIFETFKDHLENERPLRSVDIEENDLRLLSGFQFLTLKPMIIGINFSDESKEKVSGLLEEVKKKYPSFEHNIVPFFAQFEMELSQLSDEEAEAFKEDLGITESALTRILRSSYELLGLQSFFTVGEDECRAWTIKKGYTAQQSAGVIHSDFFNKFIRAEVVHYTDYIAHGSFPKCKEAGVWRLEGKEYIVKDGDILNIRHS; from the coding sequence ATGCAAATTGGCTTGATCGGATTGCAAAACTCAGGTAAAACCACCCTCTTTAAAACTCTCGCTGAAGGCTCTTCAGGTATTGAATCGAATCGTGCCGTTGTGAAAGTGCCGGATGACAGGCTGGATGAGCTGACAGGGCTTTTCAATCCGAAAAAAGAAGTCCACGCAACCCTTGAAGTTGTGGATATCCCGGGACTTCAGGTTGGTGACGATGAAAAATTAAAAATCACTTCTGATTTTTTAAATAAGGTAAAAAATAATGATCTCCTCCTTCATGTTGTCAGGGAATTTCCAAACGATTCCGTTTCCCACCCTGAAGGAAGAATTGACCCCATAGCTGACATAGCGTTCCTTGAAACAGAATTTTTGTTAACTGATCTCACAATGGTTGAGAACAGGATAGAAAAACTGAAGAAGGAACTGATGAAGACAAAGACGGATAAACTCATGAAAGAAATGAGTATATTCGAAACTTTTAAGGACCACCTTGAAAACGAAAGACCCCTTAGATCGGTTGATATAGAGGAGAACGATCTCAGACTTTTAAGTGGTTTTCAGTTTCTGACATTAAAACCGATGATTATCGGGATCAACTTTTCGGACGAATCGAAAGAGAAAGTCTCCGGTTTGCTCGAAGAAGTGAAGAAGAAATACCCCTCATTTGAACACAATATCGTTCCATTTTTCGCTCAGTTTGAGATGGAACTGTCACAACTTAGTGATGAAGAGGCTGAGGCATTCAAAGAAGACCTCGGCATCACAGAATCAGCCCTCACAAGAATCCTTCGCAGTTCTTACGAACTGCTCGGTTTGCAGTCATTCTTCACAGTGGGTGAGGATGAGTGCAGGGCATGGACCATAAAGAAAGGATATACAGCACAGCAGTCCGCTGGTGTTATCCATTCCGATTTTTTTAATAAATTCATTCGTGCTGAAGTTGTTCACTATACTGACTACATAGCTCATGGATCATTCCCGAAATGTAAAGAAGCGGGAGTGTGGAGACTGGAAGGTAAGGAATATATAGTGAAAGATGGTGATATATTAAATATCAGGCACAGTTAA